The following proteins are co-located in the Dietzia timorensis genome:
- a CDS encoding acyclic terpene utilization AtuA family protein yields MSQPVAQAPQARGDAALRIANMSARREDRAGAMRDFIAGSQFDVLAMDLLSDVAMVRLAEEVSVGGDGFETTFLTQLEYAVDMVAGRGVTIVTNAGALAPETLAAKVSELLAARGTDIAVSWIDAGECTPDQLAGQVPAGEPEPKVATVSYGAFGIAHALDGGAQIVITGRVSREALVLGAAIAHHGWTRDNLDALAGAVAVGHVISGGPGATGTSRGSTDQTRSAIDPVAGGYPVAEIHADGTAIITRHPGAMGSVTVGTVTDQLLDGIGGARYPSPDVVLRIDSIAIGQEGFDRVVLRGARGELPPDAQAVVFVWETGAGDDALVRRELRWLSRELSTCVVTHPDGSGEPVGGPLRTAAVGKGDARDALTLVPELDATVPGGRTRPTALGTLAGVRVGAVGAGCNIAIWVWDDAAFAWLREAFDIAAIESALPAVSGYVKKRYELPNLRSVNFVVDGAAPEIISRTMASIGDELRRADVDVPAEMLEVSP; encoded by the coding sequence ATGTCCCAGCCCGTCGCGCAGGCGCCGCAGGCGCGCGGCGATGCCGCCCTGCGTATCGCCAACATGTCCGCCCGCCGAGAAGACCGGGCGGGCGCGATGCGCGACTTCATCGCCGGGTCCCAGTTCGATGTGCTGGCGATGGACTTGCTCTCCGACGTCGCGATGGTGCGTCTCGCGGAAGAGGTATCCGTAGGTGGGGACGGCTTCGAGACCACCTTCCTCACCCAACTCGAATACGCCGTCGACATGGTCGCCGGTCGCGGCGTCACGATCGTCACCAACGCCGGCGCGCTCGCGCCCGAGACGCTCGCCGCGAAGGTGAGCGAGCTGTTGGCGGCGCGCGGAACGGACATCGCGGTGTCGTGGATCGATGCGGGGGAGTGCACTCCCGACCAGCTCGCCGGGCAGGTTCCCGCGGGCGAGCCGGAGCCGAAGGTCGCGACCGTTTCCTACGGCGCCTTCGGCATTGCGCACGCGCTCGACGGTGGCGCGCAGATCGTCATCACCGGGCGCGTGTCCCGGGAGGCGCTGGTTCTCGGCGCCGCGATCGCCCACCATGGCTGGACGCGTGACAATCTCGACGCCCTCGCCGGCGCCGTGGCCGTGGGGCATGTCATCTCTGGCGGGCCGGGCGCGACGGGCACCTCCCGCGGTTCGACCGATCAGACCCGCTCGGCGATAGACCCTGTCGCCGGGGGTTATCCCGTCGCCGAGATCCATGCCGACGGAACCGCCATCATCACTAGGCACCCCGGCGCGATGGGGTCGGTCACCGTCGGCACCGTCACCGATCAGCTCCTCGACGGGATCGGCGGGGCCCGGTATCCCTCGCCGGATGTGGTCCTGCGTATCGACAGCATCGCGATCGGCCAGGAGGGCTTCGATCGTGTCGTCCTACGCGGCGCGCGCGGAGAGCTACCACCGGATGCGCAGGCAGTCGTGTTCGTGTGGGAGACCGGGGCAGGCGATGATGCCCTCGTGCGCCGAGAGCTGCGCTGGCTCTCCAGGGAGCTTTCGACCTGCGTCGTCACGCATCCCGACGGCTCCGGTGAGCCCGTCGGCGGTCCGTTGCGCACCGCTGCGGTGGGCAAGGGCGACGCGCGCGACGCGCTGACCCTCGTGCCGGAACTCGACGCGACGGTCCCTGGCGGCCGCACCCGTCCCACCGCTCTCGGCACGCTCGCGGGCGTGCGCGTCGGTGCCGTCGGGGCGGGCTGCAATATCGCTATCTGGGTGTGGGACGACGCCGCGTTCGCGTGGTTGCGCGAGGCCTTCGACATCGCCGCGATCGAGTCGGCCCTTCCGGCCGTGTCCGGCTACGTCAAGAAACGCTACGAGCTGCCGAACCTGCGCTCGGTCAACTTTGTGGTTGACGGCGCGGCGCCGGAAATCATCTCGCGCACGATGGCCTCGATCGGCGACGAGCTGCGACGCGCCGACGTCGACGTTCCTGCTGAGATGCTCGAGGTCAGTCCCTAA